From Grus americana isolate bGruAme1 chromosome 22, bGruAme1.mat, whole genome shotgun sequence, the proteins below share one genomic window:
- the LOC129195259 gene encoding feather keratin Cos2-3-like, whose translation MLVLYPRKLPLGLGQVRATIKASATPRSLIHFSCLLLLGKQVYLWPREMSCYNQCQPCQPCGPTPLANSCNEPCVRQCQNSIVVIEPSPVVVTLPGPILSSFPQNTVVGSSTSAAVGSILSRDGVPITSGCCDLSCITSRYCGNRCQPC comes from the exons ATGTTAGTGTTGTACCCCAGG AAGCTGCCTCTGGGCCTGGGGCAGGTCAGGGCCACCATAAAAGCCAGTGCGACTCCTCGCTCTCTCATCCACTTCTCTtgtctccttctccttgggaagcAG GTGTACCTCTGGCCCAGAGAaatgtcctgctacaaccagtgccagccctgccagccctgcggcccaaccccgctggccaacagctgcaatgagccctgtgtcaggcagtgccagaactccatAGTCGTCATtgagccctcccccgtggtggtgaccctgcccggccccatcctcagctccttcccacagaacaccgttgtgggctcctccacctccgctgctgttggcagcatcctcagccgtGACGGagtgcccatcacctctgggtgctgtgacctctcctgCATCACCAGCCGCTACTGTGGCAACAGGTGTCAACCCTGCTAA
- the LOC129195388 gene encoding feather keratin Cos1-1/Cos1-3/Cos2-1-like has translation MIKASPTPHFLSHFSCLLLLGNQVSEPLPQDMSCYDQCQPCLPCQPCGPTPLANSCNEPCVRQCQNSTVVIQPSPVVVTLPGPILSSFPQNTVVGSSTSAAVGSILSRDGVPITSGCCDLSCITSRYCGRRCLPC, from the exons ATGATAAAAGCCAGCCCAACTCCTCACTTCCTCAGCCACTTCTcttgcctccttctccttgggaaccAGGTGA GTGAACCTCTGCCCcaagacatgtcctgctacgaccagtgccagccctgcctgccctgccagccctgtggcccaaccccgctggccaacagctgcaatgagccctgtgtcaggcagtgccagaactccaccgtcgtcatccagccctcccccgtggtggtgaccctgcccggccccatcctcagctccttcccacagaacaccgttgtgggctcctccacctccgctgctgttggcagcatcctcagccgtGACGGagtgcccatcacctctggATGCTGTGACCTCTCCTGTATCACCAGCCGCTACTGTGGCCGCAGATGCCTGCCCTGCTAA